From a region of the Dunckerocampus dactyliophorus isolate RoL2022-P2 chromosome 20, RoL_Ddac_1.1, whole genome shotgun sequence genome:
- the LOC129173479 gene encoding zinc finger protein 134-like isoform X3, producing MSTFETLKLFVSQRLNAAVEEIFEHFERTIVEYEEEVERRHQKLLGVPVRAEMKPPHEDVQQLLLKTEDPSFSFRVEQQEPQPPHMKMEEEELDISKFHVKSEEDDEAQVDWSQPHHDCSEENRENEASHHKADYVMGPPARADGDWSSGTGQGLTDAHPHIKPFTCSLCGKTFSRKSYLTKHLKVHSGEKLFSCSLCDKRFKEHRELVSHFRVHTGEKPFRCAVCHKCFRYSGHVSRHMRLHTAGKL from the exons ATGTCCACATTTGAGACTTTGAAGCTTTTCGTCAGCCAGCGTCTGAACGCGGCCGTCGAAGAgatttttgaacattttgaaaGAACAATCGTTGAGTATGAAGAGGAGGTGGAGCGCCGTCATCAGAAGCTGCTGGGTGTTCCTGTAAGAGCCGAAATGAAGCCGCCGCACGAAG ACGTCCAGCAGTTGCTGCTGAAGACAGAAGACCCCTCCTTCTCCTTCAGAGTGGAGCAgcaggagccacagcccccccacatgaaaatggaagaggaggaacttgACATCAGCAAATTCCATGTGAAGAGCGAAGAAGATGATGAAGCGCAAGTTGACTGGTCACAGCCTCATCACGACTGCAGCGAGGAGAACCGAGAGAACGAGGCGAGTCATCACAAAGCAGACTACGTCATGGGTCCACCGGCTCGGGCTGATGGGGACTGGTCCAGTGGGACGGGTCAAGGTTTGACAGATGCGCACCCGCACATCAAACCTTTCACGTGCTCGCTTTGCGGCAAAACCTTCAGCCGCAAGTCGTACCTGACAAAGCACCTCAAAGTTCACAGCGGGGAGAAACTGTTCTCTTGCTCACTGTGCGACAAAAGGTTCAAGGAGCACAGAGAACTGGTCTCACACTTTCGGGtccacactggagagaaacctttccgTTGCGCAGTTTGTCATAAGTGCTTCCGATACAGCGGACATGTCAGTCGCCACATGAGACTCCACACGGCCGGCAAGCTGTGA